The nucleotide sequence CAGTGCGGCAGTTCCCGCCTTGAGCGGTCTTCTTTTCACTAGCTCTTGGGAGAGTTTGTATGGCAACCCATTTCCCCGGTGCCGGGGAAATTGCGCGTAAGTGGTACGTCGTGGACGCCGAGGGCGAGACCCTCGGGCGCCTGGCCAGCCGTGTGGCCCGCATCCTCAACGGCAAGAACAACCCGTCGTACACGCCGTTCCTCGATACCGGCGATCACGTCATCGTGGTCAACGCCGCCAAAGTGCGCGTCACCGGCATGAAGCCGGAGAAAAAGACCTATTACCGCTACTCCGGCTATCCGGGTGGCATCAAGGCGGAGAGTTTCCGCAAGCGCGCTGCGCGCCGGCCGGAAGTGGTGGTGCGCGACGCCATCGTCGGCATGCTGCCGCACACCAAGCTGGGCCGTCAGATGGCTCGCAAGCTGCGCGTGTACGCCGGTGACAAGCACCCCCATCAGGCGCAGCAGCCGGAAACCCTGGCGCAGGCTAAGAGAGCTTAGGAGTTGCAAGTCGCGGCCGTTTGCGGCCGCACATCTTTGTGCGAAAGGCTTTAAGCTGAAGCTGATTGCTGATAGCTGATCCTATGGCAGAACTTATTCAGTACTACGGAACGGGACGGCGGAAATCGAGCGTGGCTCGCGTGTTCCTGCGCCCCGGCAACGGCGGATTCGTGGTGAACGGCCGCCCCTTCGAGCAGTATTTCGTCACCGAGGGCCAGCGCGTGCAGGCCAAGCAGCCCCTGGCTACCACGGAGACCGGCGCCACGTTCGACGTGGTGGCCAATGTTTCCGGCGGCGGCGTCAACGGGCAGGCAGGCGCGGTCAGGCTGGGCGTGGCCCGGGCGCTGCTCCAGTTCAATGCCGAGTTGCGCGCCAAGCTGAAGGCGGAAGGACTGCTGTCGCGCGACTCCCGCATCAAGGAACGCAAGAAGTACGGCCAAAAAGGCGCGCGTAAGCGCTTCCAGTACTCGAAGCGGTAGGCACGGTTTCTCGTTTTTCGTTTCTGGTTTCTCGTGGTTGGCTGGCAACTGACAACTGACCACTGGCAACTGTTTCTACAATCTTCCCCGGCGCCCGCGAGGCGGCGGGGCATCAATCCTGACCGACCGGCTTCGGCCGCCGCGAAGGATGCAGACCACTGAGGAGGTCGATTGGCGAGCATCAGCATGAAGGAACTGCTCGAAGCGGGGGTCCACTTCGGGCACCAGACCAAGCGCTGGAACCCCAAAATGAAGGAGTACATCTTCGGGGAGCGCAACGGTATCTACATCATCGACCTGCAGAAGACGCTCAAGATGTTCAAGGACGCGTCCCGCTTCGTGCAGGAGATGGCCGCCGGCGGCAAAACCCTGCTCTTCGTCGGCACCAAGCGCCAGGCGCAGGACGCCATCGCCGAAGAAGCCACTCGCTGCGGCCAGTTCTACGTGAACCAGCGCTGGCTGGGCGGACTGCTCACTAACTGGGTCACGGTGCAGAAGTCGGTCAAGCGCTTGAAGGAACTCGACGAGATGGCCACCGACGGCCGCTACGAGCTGCTGCCCAAGAAGGAAGTCATCAAGCTGGAACGCGAGCGCAAGCACCTGCAGCAGAACCTGGCCGGCATCAAGAACATGGACCGCCTGCCCGACATGGTCTTCGTCATCGACTCCAACAAGGAGCAGATTGCGGTGCGCGAGGCGCGCAAGCTGGGCATCCCGGTGGTCGCCGTGGTGGACACCAATTGCGACCCCAGTGAAGTGGATTACGTCATTCCCGGCAACGACGACGCGCTGCGTGCCATCCGGCTGTTCGCTTCCAAAATTGCCGATTCCTACATCGAGGGCGCGCAGGTGGCCGCCGACAAGCAGACCGCCGAGTACGCCGCCGCCGTGGCCGCGGGGGAAGCGGCCGCGGAAGGCTACGACGGCGAAGCCGGGGCCGAGGTATTCGAAGCCGCGGTCGAGGAAGAGCCGAGCATGGAGGACGTCCTGGGAGCGCGCAAAGCTCCGGCGTCCGCTGCCACTGCCGGCGATGCCGACGCCGCCGAGTCCCACTGAGGGACGGGTTCGACAAGTTCACACGACCCGCGCGCGGGCGCGGGTCGATTCGTCTCTACCACGCATCTAAGCAGCGAAAGGATTTGTGCTTACCATGGGTTCCACTGCCGTGAACATTTCCGCCGCACAAGTGAAGGAGCTCCGGGAGAAGACCGGCGCTCCCATGATGGACTGCAAGCAGGCCCTCGCCGAGGCCAAGGGCGACCTGGAACAGGCCGTCATCCTGTTGCGCAAGAAGGGCATCGCCACCGCCGCCAAGAAAGCGACGCGCGCCGCCACCGAAGGCTCGGTGGCGAGCTACATCCATGCCGGCGGCAAGATCGGCGTGCTGGTCGAGGTGAACTGCGAGAGCGACTTCGTCGCCGCCACCGCCGACTTCAAGGAGCTGGTGCACGATATCGCCATGCACATCGCCGCCAGCGATCCCAAGTTCATCCGCAAGGAGGACGTGACGCCCGAGGCCTACGAGCGCGAGAAGGATATCTACCGCGAACAGGCCAAGGCCACCGGCAAGCCCGCCCCGGTCATCGAGAAGATCGTCGAGGGCAAGATGGCGAAGTTCTACGAGGAGGTCTGCCTCTACGAGCAGCCCTTCATCAAGGACCAGGGCATCACCGTCTACCAGCTCATCGCGTCGAAGATCGGCAAGCTGGGGGAGAATATCGCCGTGCGTCGCTTCGCCCGCTTCAAGGTCGGCGAAGGCACTCAGACCTTCGCCGTCTCCAAGCCGCCGGCTGAGAGCGGAGCGAAGTAGCTCCAGCCGCCCGAGTGCGGCAGTTTGTCCCTCACCGCTTGCCTTTTGAATCGTCCGCTGTCTTAATGGCTCGGGGAGAGTGCAATGAAACCGAAGACGCTGCTCCTGGCGGTCCTTTCATGTCTTTCTGCCTACGCCCTCTACGCAGGCGCTGCTGACCCCGCATCCGAGGCACCCCAGTACACCGCCGAGGGCAAGTTAGTGCGTCCCTCGAACTACCGGGAGTGGGTCTACCTTTCCACCGGGCTGGGCATGAACTACGGGCCGGCGGCCGACGGCGATCATCCCATGTTCACCAACGTCTTCGTCACGCCGGCGGCCTATCGCGCGTTCCTGTCCACCGGAAAGTGGCCGGACAAGACCATGTTCGCGCTCGAGATCTATCATCCCGCCACCGGCTCCATCAACAAGAGCGGTTATTACCAGGGCGACTTCGTCTCGCTCGAAGCAGCGGTGAAGGACGAAGCGCGCAATCCCGACGTCTGGGCCTACTACAACCTCGGCCTCGACCGTCCCTCCGCCGAGCCCTTTCCCCGCGCCGCTTGCTGGCGCTGCCACAACGAGCACGGCGCGGTGGAGAACACCTTCGTCCAGTTCTATCCGCAGCTCCTGGAGGTCGCCGTTCGCAAGGGGACGGTGAAGCCCGACGCGGACTTCCCGCCCACCGCCGGCCTGATGTTCAATCTCATCTCCGAGCAAGGCTGGACGAAAGCGGAGGCGCAGTTCCTCGAGCATCGCCGCCGCCATCCGGAGGCGGCCGTGTTCCGGGAGGATGGGCTGAACGGCCTGGGTTACCGGCTGCTGAACGCCCGGCGCAACCAGGATGCGATCGCCGTCTTTTCTCTTGCCACCCGCGAGTTCCCGCAATCCGCCAATGCCTTTGATAGCCTGGCAGACGCCTACGAGCAGAGCGGCAACCGCGAGCAGGCACTCACCGCCGCGCAGAAGTCGCTGGCGCTGGCGCTGGCTGCCAGGGACATGGACGCGAACCTGCAGGCACAGATCGTGCGCGCCGCGCAGGAGCGCATCGCCCGCCTCAACAAGACGAAATAAGCTCGCGAAGAAGCCCGGCTTCCTCGCGACCTCCGGTCACGCGCGGATTGATATACTGCTGGGGATGCCCGCCGTCTTCCGTCGTGTTCTGCTCAAGCTCTCCGGTGAAGCCCTCGCCGGCAACCAGGCGTTTGGCGTCGAGCCGGCGCGCGTGGAACAGATCGCCAGCGAGCTCCAGGACGCCAAGACCATGGACGTCGAGCTGGCCGTCGTGGTGGGCGGCGGCAACTTCTTCCGCGGCGTGGCGGAACAGGCCCGCGACATGGACCGCGTGGCCGCCGACCACATGGGCATGCTGGCCACCGTCATCAACGCTCTCGCTTTGCAGGACGCTCTGGAGAAGCGCGGCGTCTATACCCGCGTGATGTCCGCCATCGAAATGAACCAGGTGGCCGAGCCCTTCATCCGCCGCCGCGCCATCCGCCACCTGGAAAAAGGCCGCCTGGTCATCTTCGCCGCCGGCACCGGCAACCCGTATTTTTCCACCGATACCGCCGCCTCCCTGCGCGCCATGGAGATCAAGGCCGACGTCATCCTCAAGGCCACCAAGGTGGACGGCATCTACGACGCCGACCCCGTCCTGGTGAAGGACGCCCGCATGTTCGACACCATCTCGTACCTGGACGTGCTGAAGAAAGGCCTCAAAGTGATGGACTCCACCGCCATCACCCTGTGCCGCGACAACAACCTGCCTATCATCGTCTTTAACCTCAACCGACCCGGGAACATCCGCCGCGTTCTCTCCGGGGAAAAGGTAGGCTCCCTGGTCAGCCAGTAGAGCGTACGGCGCAGCGTTTCCTTGTCGGTTCCGCAGGATCGTTGTTAATCCGTGGCTGGTCTTTCATTTATAATCAGCGGCTTTCGGAGCACAACATGGCTCAATCCACAATGGCCTCCGTTCCGGCGCTCAAGGACGTCTTCGTGCAAGTGCGCACCCGCATGGACAAGGCCGTCGAAGACTTCCGCCGGGAACTGGCCGCCACTCGCACCGGCCGCGCCAACGTGCACATGCTCGACCCGGTGCGGGTCGAGTTGTATGGCTCGCAGATGGCCCTGAATCAGGTCGCCCAGATCCACGCGCCGGAGGCCCAGCTTCTCACCGTACAGCCCTTCGATCCCACCTCGCTGGCGGTCATCGAGAAGGCCATCCGCACTGCTGACCTCGGCCTGAACCCCATGAGCGACGGCAAGCTCATCCGGGTTCCCGTGCCGCCGCTCACCGAGGAGCGCCGCAAGGACCTGGTGAAGCACCTGCACAAGGTGCTGGAGGACCACCGCACCGCGGTGCGCAACATCCGCCGCGACGGCAACGAACTCGTCAAGAAGGCGCTCAAGGACAAGAAGATCAGCGAGGACGAAGAGCGCCGCGCCCACGACGAGATCCAGAAGCTCACCGACGAAGAGATCAAGAAGATGGAGGAGATGAGCAAGACCAAGGAGAAGGAGATCCTTCAGGTGGGCTAGCATCGGGAACCACGAGCTGCGAGCGATCTCCTTGACCAAGCGTTTCGTCCCTCACAACGCGGTGCATCCCGTAACCCGTGGTTCTGGCCTGAGCATCCAAGATTCCGTATAATGAGCGGCTTCGGAACTCCATGCAGGGGTTGACCTATTTCTCCCATTCCTGACAACAGAGCGATCCCTGCAGGCGCCGGTAATCGCTCTTTGGCAGGAACGGCCCTGCGATGGGCCGTAGCGGTGCTGCTGCTGACCGGCATGACCCTGGCCCAGGGCCCGGTCATTGAAGAGATCCTGATTCACGGCAACCGGCGTATCCCGGCCGAGACCATCCGCGCCCGTATCTTCTCCCGCGCCGGCGATGTCTACGACGAAGGTGCCCTGCAGCGCGACTTCCGCTCCCTCTGGAACACGGGCTTCTTTGCCGACCTGCGCATTGAGCGCGAGGAAAGCCCCCGAGGCTACCGCATTCACGTCTACGTCCAGGAGAAGCCCAACATCCGCGAGATCAACTACGTCGGACTTTCCTCGGTGCAGCAGAGCGACGTGCTGGAGCGCTTCCGCAAGAACAAGGTCGGGCTCACGCTGGAAAGCCAGTACGACCCCACCAAGGTGAAAAAGGCGGAGGTCACGCTGAAGGAACTTCTGGCGGAGCATGGCCGCCAGTTCGCCACCGTCCGCACCGAGGTGCGCCCCATCCCGCCCAATTCGGTCGGCGTCAGCTTCATCCTCAAGGAGGGACCCAAGGTCAAGGTCGGCAAGATCCGCTTCGAAGGCAACAAGAACGTCAGCAGCCGCGTGCTGCAGCGCGCCATGGTCAACCTCAAGCCCATCGGCATCCCGCGCTCTATCTTCCTGGAAAACCTCTTTTCCAAGACCTTCGACGCCTCCAAGCTGGCCGAGGACGCCGAACGCGTCCGTTACGCCTACCAGCAGCGCGGCTACTTCAAGGCCATCGTCTCCGATCCCAGGACCGAGACCCGCGATTCCGGCGGCTTCCGCATTCCCCTGTTCATGAAAGGGGGCGGCAAGGCCGTGGACATCACCATCCCCATTGAAGAGGGCCAGCGCTACCACCTGGCCGGCATCACCTTCAAGAACAACAAGGCGATTCAGGACACGCGCGTTCTGCGGGCCGCGTTCGCCATGAAGGACGGCGACATCTTCAACGCCGAGCTGGTCCGCAAGGGCCTGGACGCCCTGCGCGAGCTCCACGGCGAGCTCGGCTACGTCAATTTCACCGCCGTGCCCGACACCAAGTTCGACGACGAAAAGCGCCTCATCACCCTGGAAATCGACATCGACGAGGGCAAGCCCTTCTACGTGCGCCGCATCGAGTTCCAGGGCAACACCACCACCCGCGACAAAGTCATCCGCCGCGAACTGGCCCTGGAGGAAGGCAACGTCTACAACAGCCGCCTGTGGAAGCTCAGCCTGCTGCGCCTGAATCAGCTCGGCTACTTCGAGCAGCTCGATCCCGAGCAGGACGCCTCCGTCCACCAGAACGTGCAGGAAGGCACCGTGGACATCACGCTGAAGGTCAAGGAGCGCGGCAAGAACTCCATCGGCCTGCAGGGCGGCGTCAGCGGCCTGGAAGGCGGCTTCATCGGGCTCAGCTACGAGACCAACAATTTCCTCGGCCTGGGCGAGACGCTGCGCGTCGAAGGCTCCACCGGCAACCGCGGCTACAACATCCTGTTCGGCTTCACCGAGCCCTACCTGTTCGACCGCCCGCTGCAGTTCGGCTTTACCGTGTTCGCCCGCGAGTTCCGCTTCAACCAGGCCGACCAGTTCACCCTGGCCACCGGCCAGGAGATCCCGGAAAGCGCCCAGCAGTTCCTGCTGAACTACAACCAGAACACCAAAGGGTTCACCGTCTCCGGCAGCTACCCGCTGCGCCGCTCTTTCAAGCGCCTCGGCCTGACCTACGCCTTCGACACCTCCTCCGTTTCGGTGTTCAGCGATGCCTCGCGCAACCTGTTTGAGCAGATCGCCTTCCGCGGGCTTTCCGGTCCCCAGGCGCTGGAGGGCATCGTCACCAGCAAGGTCATCCCCAGCTTCTCCGTCAACCGCATCGACAACCCCTACCGTCCCTCGCGCGGCTACAGCCTGTTTCTGGGAGGACAAGTGGCGGGGCTGGGCGGCAACGTCAAGCTCATTCGCCCGATCGCCGAATACAAGTACTTCCGTCCCCACAAGCGGAACGTGATCGGGATGCGGCTGCAGGGCTCGTTTCTTACCGGGTACGGCGGGCAGGTGGCCCCACCCTACGAGCGCTTCTATGTCGGCGGCGACACCGACCTGCGCGGCTTCGACATCCGCTCCGTCACGCCCATCGGCTTCCTGGTCGGCCGTGAGAACATCCCTTTACTGAACCCCGACCGCACGCCGGTTCCGTTGGACCCGACCAACCCGCGCCGCGGCAACTACATCGTTCCCATTCCCATTCACCGCATCGTGTTCACCGGCGGTGACACGACTTTTGTCAGCAACGTCGAGTACCGCATCCCCATCGTCGGCCCGGTGACCGTGGCGCTGTTCAACGACTTCGGAATGAACTTCGTCGCGCGCCCCTCCCAGCTGCAGATCAATCCCTCTACCGTTACCGATCTCAACACCAACCCCTTCGGCTGCCCCTCACTCACGGGCAGCTTCCAGTGCGCCGGCGGCTCCACGCTGGCGTTCGACTCCCACGTGGATATCGTCGACGGAACCAATTTCACCCCCCGCATGTCCACCGGGGTGGAATTCCAGGTGGTCCTGCCGGTCGTGAATGCCCCGATGCGCATCTACTACGCCTACAATCCGCTTCGCCTGACCGCCTCGACGGTGTCACCCGACTCATGCACTACCAGCTCCGGCGCTTCCATCAACTGCATCAGCCGCGACATGTTCCCGCCCGGCGGCGCGGGCGACTTCACCTACCAGGAAACCCTGCGCCTCTTTGCCCCGGGATTCCGGTTCGCCGAGCCCAAGACTACCTTCCGCTTCACCGTCAGCACGACCTTCTGAGCGGTTCCGCCTGTACCCTGCGTGTGCGGCCGCGCTGCAGGCGGCGGAACCCGGCGTTTGACGCCAGCCAAACCAGCCCCTATAATGGCTTGCATCCTCACCAGCGGACTGTTCACGCCTGGCCGCGGGAAGTAGGGAATGAAGGCTGGACCCGAGTCCAGCGCCGCCTGCAACGTTCTTGAGGAATCGCGCCATCTTCCGAGGAGTCCAAGCGAACCGATGACACGTCAGTCTGTAACACTTGTCCTGGTGGTTGCCCTGTTGTCCATTTCCGCGCTGGCCCAGACCGGGGCCACGCAGAACCGTCCGGCCGGCGCCGCGAATCCGCAAGCAACCACGCCCGCGCGGCCGGCTCCCGCCCCGGGAACCCAGGCCACTCCAGCGCCCGCCACGCCCACGTCGGCTGCGCCCGCCGCCGCCAAGGTCGGCGTCATTAACTTCAACGCCGCCATCGCCCTCTGCAACGAGGGACAACGCGACTTCGGCGCACTGCAGAAAAAATTCGAGCCCAAGCAGGCCGAGCTGCAGAACCTCAGCAAGGAACTCGAGGACCTGAAGAAGCAGCTCACCACCCAGAGCGACAAGATGAACGACGAGGCGCGCGCCAATCTCAGCCGCACCGTCGAGCAGAAGCAGAAGACCCTGCAGCGCTCCCTGGAGGACGCCCGCACCGAGTTCCAGACCCAGCAGAATGAGATCGCCGAGCGCATCTACCGCAAGCTGGGCGAGGTGCTGGTGACCTACGCCCGCAACAACAACTTCTCGCTGGTCCTGAAGTACGACGAGAGCGATGCCCAGAATCCCCTGCTCTGGTGGCAGCCCACGGTGGATATCACCCAGGACGTCATCGCCGCCTACAACGCCGTTTCCGGCGTCCCCGCTCCGCCGCCGGCGGCTCCGTCTGCGGCGCGGCCCGCTGGCGGAACCGGCACCACGGCGGCCGCCCCGCAGCAGCCGCGCACCGGCACCGGCGCCACGACCCGCAATCCACAGTAAAGGGGTTCAGGGCCGCCTGCGAGCGGCCCTTTCGTTTGCGCGCTTCTCCGTTCGTCCCAGGTTTTGCCGCCTCCTCGCACCGCCGCTGGCTCCGCCTGGTGTCCAAGCTGGCAGGAGGCGCGCCATGTTTGAAAGCAGCCTGCTCGAATCCTCGGGACGCCTGCGTTCCCGCCCCGGCTGGACCACGGCGGCATCGGTCGCCTTGCAGTCGCTGGCGCTCGGGCTTTTCGTCCTGATTCCCCTGTTGCACACCGAGGCTCTGCCCGCACTGCGCACCGTCGTTGCCCCGGTACCAGTGCCACTCGGAACGCCGAGCCGCATCCCTCCGGGTCCCAAGTCAGGCCGGACCTCACGAGCTTTCCTATCGCCGGATTCTCTCGTAGCCCCTCCACCCATACCGCCCACGATTGCCGAAGACATCATGGACGACCCGCCGGGACCGCCTCACGCCGGAACCCAGCCCGGCGGAGGATGCTTGCTGTGTTCGCCGGATGGAGTTCCCCGATCGGTCGGCGACTTTATGCGCACCACTCCCCCGCCCGTGCCGCCTCCGCCGCCGCAGCGCATGGTCGTCTCCGCAGGCGTGACTGCCGGACAGCTCATTCATCGTGTGCAACCTGTTTATCCGAAGATCGCCCTGCTCGCCGGCATCGAAGGAACGGTCGTCTTGCACGCCATTATCAGCAAGACCGGCACCATCGAAAGCCTGCGCGTCGTGAGCGGCCACCCGATGCTGCAGCAGGCGGCGGTGGACGCCGTCCAGCAGTGGCGTTACCGGCCGTTCTTCCTGGGTAGCGTCCCGGTGGAGGTGGAAACACAAATCACGGTCAACTTCATCCTGGCCCGGAATCGCTAGCGACAGCACCAGGCTTTGTGCAAAACGATTCGTGCTGAAGGCGGCGTCAGTCTAAGGGGATGGACCGGCCAGGAACGCCTGACTCCTTAACTAACTGCTTCTTGCATAATAACTTAGCGACGCCATAGGGGCGACGTGACGGGTTGGAGCCAGCGTTGACTCGCGCCCCAGAAGCCGGACTCGAGCGAAATCCACAAAATTTTCCACAGGCTACTTTTCGCCTTCCCCCACCCGCAGCACGGCCAGAAACGCCTCCTGCGGAATGTCCACCCGCCCGATGCGCTTCATCCGTTTCTTGCCTTCTTTCTGCTTCTCCAGCAGCTTGCGTTTGCGGGTGATGTCGCCGCCGTAGCACTTGGCGAGAACGTTCTTGCGGATGGCG is from Terriglobales bacterium and encodes:
- a CDS encoding OmpH family outer membrane protein, encoding MTRQSVTLVLVVALLSISALAQTGATQNRPAGAANPQATTPARPAPAPGTQATPAPATPTSAAPAAAKVGVINFNAAIALCNEGQRDFGALQKKFEPKQAELQNLSKELEDLKKQLTTQSDKMNDEARANLSRTVEQKQKTLQRSLEDARTEFQTQQNEIAERIYRKLGEVLVTYARNNNFSLVLKYDESDAQNPLLWWQPTVDITQDVIAAYNAVSGVPAPPPAAPSAARPAGGTGTTAAAPQQPRTGTGATTRNPQ
- a CDS encoding energy transducer TonB produces the protein MFESSLLESSGRLRSRPGWTTAASVALQSLALGLFVLIPLLHTEALPALRTVVAPVPVPLGTPSRIPPGPKSGRTSRAFLSPDSLVAPPPIPPTIAEDIMDDPPGPPHAGTQPGGGCLLCSPDGVPRSVGDFMRTTPPPVPPPPPQRMVVSAGVTAGQLIHRVQPVYPKIALLAGIEGTVVLHAIISKTGTIESLRVVSGHPMLQQAAVDAVQQWRYRPFFLGSVPVEVETQITVNFILARNR
- a CDS encoding cytochrome P460 family protein, whose amino-acid sequence is MKPKTLLLAVLSCLSAYALYAGAADPASEAPQYTAEGKLVRPSNYREWVYLSTGLGMNYGPAADGDHPMFTNVFVTPAAYRAFLSTGKWPDKTMFALEIYHPATGSINKSGYYQGDFVSLEAAVKDEARNPDVWAYYNLGLDRPSAEPFPRAACWRCHNEHGAVENTFVQFYPQLLEVAVRKGTVKPDADFPPTAGLMFNLISEQGWTKAEAQFLEHRRRHPEAAVFREDGLNGLGYRLLNARRNQDAIAVFSLATREFPQSANAFDSLADAYEQSGNREQALTAAQKSLALALAARDMDANLQAQIVRAAQERIARLNKTK
- the tsf gene encoding translation elongation factor Ts, which encodes MGSTAVNISAAQVKELREKTGAPMMDCKQALAEAKGDLEQAVILLRKKGIATAAKKATRAATEGSVASYIHAGGKIGVLVEVNCESDFVAATADFKELVHDIAMHIAASDPKFIRKEDVTPEAYEREKDIYREQAKATGKPAPVIEKIVEGKMAKFYEEVCLYEQPFIKDQGITVYQLIASKIGKLGENIAVRRFARFKVGEGTQTFAVSKPPAESGAK
- the frr gene encoding ribosome recycling factor; amino-acid sequence: MAQSTMASVPALKDVFVQVRTRMDKAVEDFRRELAATRTGRANVHMLDPVRVELYGSQMALNQVAQIHAPEAQLLTVQPFDPTSLAVIEKAIRTADLGLNPMSDGKLIRVPVPPLTEERRKDLVKHLHKVLEDHRTAVRNIRRDGNELVKKALKDKKISEDEERRAHDEIQKLTDEEIKKMEEMSKTKEKEILQVG
- the rplM gene encoding 50S ribosomal protein L13, whose amino-acid sequence is MATHFPGAGEIARKWYVVDAEGETLGRLASRVARILNGKNNPSYTPFLDTGDHVIVVNAAKVRVTGMKPEKKTYYRYSGYPGGIKAESFRKRAARRPEVVVRDAIVGMLPHTKLGRQMARKLRVYAGDKHPHQAQQPETLAQAKRA
- the pyrH gene encoding UMP kinase, yielding MPAVFRRVLLKLSGEALAGNQAFGVEPARVEQIASELQDAKTMDVELAVVVGGGNFFRGVAEQARDMDRVAADHMGMLATVINALALQDALEKRGVYTRVMSAIEMNQVAEPFIRRRAIRHLEKGRLVIFAAGTGNPYFSTDTAASLRAMEIKADVILKATKVDGIYDADPVLVKDARMFDTISYLDVLKKGLKVMDSTAITLCRDNNLPIIVFNLNRPGNIRRVLSGEKVGSLVSQ
- the rpsI gene encoding 30S ribosomal protein S9, producing MAELIQYYGTGRRKSSVARVFLRPGNGGFVVNGRPFEQYFVTEGQRVQAKQPLATTETGATFDVVANVSGGGVNGQAGAVRLGVARALLQFNAELRAKLKAEGLLSRDSRIKERKKYGQKGARKRFQYSKR
- the bamA gene encoding outer membrane protein assembly factor BamA, with the translated sequence MAGTALRWAVAVLLLTGMTLAQGPVIEEILIHGNRRIPAETIRARIFSRAGDVYDEGALQRDFRSLWNTGFFADLRIEREESPRGYRIHVYVQEKPNIREINYVGLSSVQQSDVLERFRKNKVGLTLESQYDPTKVKKAEVTLKELLAEHGRQFATVRTEVRPIPPNSVGVSFILKEGPKVKVGKIRFEGNKNVSSRVLQRAMVNLKPIGIPRSIFLENLFSKTFDASKLAEDAERVRYAYQQRGYFKAIVSDPRTETRDSGGFRIPLFMKGGGKAVDITIPIEEGQRYHLAGITFKNNKAIQDTRVLRAAFAMKDGDIFNAELVRKGLDALRELHGELGYVNFTAVPDTKFDDEKRLITLEIDIDEGKPFYVRRIEFQGNTTTRDKVIRRELALEEGNVYNSRLWKLSLLRLNQLGYFEQLDPEQDASVHQNVQEGTVDITLKVKERGKNSIGLQGGVSGLEGGFIGLSYETNNFLGLGETLRVEGSTGNRGYNILFGFTEPYLFDRPLQFGFTVFAREFRFNQADQFTLATGQEIPESAQQFLLNYNQNTKGFTVSGSYPLRRSFKRLGLTYAFDTSSVSVFSDASRNLFEQIAFRGLSGPQALEGIVTSKVIPSFSVNRIDNPYRPSRGYSLFLGGQVAGLGGNVKLIRPIAEYKYFRPHKRNVIGMRLQGSFLTGYGGQVAPPYERFYVGGDTDLRGFDIRSVTPIGFLVGRENIPLLNPDRTPVPLDPTNPRRGNYIVPIPIHRIVFTGGDTTFVSNVEYRIPIVGPVTVALFNDFGMNFVARPSQLQINPSTVTDLNTNPFGCPSLTGSFQCAGGSTLAFDSHVDIVDGTNFTPRMSTGVEFQVVLPVVNAPMRIYYAYNPLRLTASTVSPDSCTTSSGASINCISRDMFPPGGAGDFTYQETLRLFAPGFRFAEPKTTFRFTVSTTF
- the rpsB gene encoding 30S ribosomal protein S2, with the translated sequence MASISMKELLEAGVHFGHQTKRWNPKMKEYIFGERNGIYIIDLQKTLKMFKDASRFVQEMAAGGKTLLFVGTKRQAQDAIAEEATRCGQFYVNQRWLGGLLTNWVTVQKSVKRLKELDEMATDGRYELLPKKEVIKLERERKHLQQNLAGIKNMDRLPDMVFVIDSNKEQIAVREARKLGIPVVAVVDTNCDPSEVDYVIPGNDDALRAIRLFASKIADSYIEGAQVAADKQTAEYAAAVAAGEAAAEGYDGEAGAEVFEAAVEEEPSMEDVLGARKAPASAATAGDADAAESH